One Rhodococcus sp. P1Y DNA window includes the following coding sequences:
- the mgrA gene encoding L-glyceraldehyde 3-phosphate reductase, with product MPSLLNDAYTPAPTRYDTMDYRPVGRSGLLLPAVSLGMWHNFGDDTPIQNQRDIVRAAFDLGITHFDLANGYGPPLGSAEKNVGRILSEDFAGLRDEIVVSTKAGYDFFPGPYGRGGGAKYLLGSLEHSLTSLRLDYVDIFYSHRYDPNTPLEETARALDTAVRSGKARYAGISSYSAARTVEMARLLKELGTPLAIHQPSYSLLNRWVEDGEPSLLDVLSDEGVGCIAFSALAQGLLTTKYLNGVPEGSRATQGKTLRDGMLSKKNLQNVSALNMIAERRGQPLAQMALAWVLRTPHISSVLVGASRPSQLADSVLALRGPEFTDDELAEIDQFAVDGELNIWLASSTA from the coding sequence ATGCCGTCCCTCCTCAACGACGCCTACACCCCGGCGCCGACACGCTACGACACTATGGACTACCGACCCGTCGGAAGATCCGGGCTGCTGCTACCCGCGGTTTCGCTCGGAATGTGGCACAACTTCGGTGACGACACCCCGATTCAGAACCAGCGCGACATCGTCCGCGCTGCATTCGATCTCGGGATCACGCACTTCGATCTCGCAAATGGTTACGGTCCCCCACTTGGGTCGGCGGAGAAGAACGTCGGTCGGATCCTGTCCGAGGATTTTGCAGGATTGCGCGACGAGATCGTCGTATCCACGAAGGCTGGATACGACTTCTTCCCTGGCCCGTACGGCCGCGGCGGTGGCGCAAAGTACCTGCTCGGCAGCCTCGAACATTCCCTCACCAGCCTGAGGCTCGATTACGTCGATATCTTCTACAGCCACCGGTACGACCCGAACACACCGCTGGAAGAGACAGCTCGTGCGCTCGACACCGCTGTCCGTTCGGGCAAGGCCCGTTACGCCGGGATCTCGTCGTACTCCGCAGCCCGAACTGTCGAAATGGCACGGCTGCTGAAAGAACTCGGCACCCCACTGGCGATCCACCAACCCTCGTACTCGTTGTTGAACCGTTGGGTGGAGGACGGCGAACCGTCACTGTTGGACGTCCTCTCCGACGAAGGCGTGGGGTGTATTGCATTCTCGGCGCTCGCCCAGGGATTGCTCACGACGAAGTACCTGAACGGAGTTCCCGAGGGTTCACGTGCAACACAGGGAAAAACTCTGCGCGACGGCATGCTCTCGAAAAAGAATCTGCAGAATGTCTCGGCATTGAACATGATCGCTGAGCGTCGCGGACAACCGCTCGCGCAGATGGCTCTGGCGTGGGTGCTTCGGACTCCGCACATTTCGTCGGTCCTCGTGGGCGCTTCCCGTCCAAGTCAGCTGGCGGACAGTGTGCTCGCGCTGCGCGGCCCGGAGTTCACCGACGACGAGTTGGCCGAGATCGACCAGTTCGCCGTAGACGGCGAACTGAACATCTGGCTCGCGTCTTCCACCGCATGA
- a CDS encoding heme-degrading domain-containing protein translates to MSTPDLEAVTADEQAVRFDTFDYDDVWKLGSQMRDAAAAQGLPLVIGIMHGQQRAFHAALPGAYPENDHWLARKLGAARRYGRSSLGVLEFFLATGRDFDTQSRLPADKFAAAGGVVPINVRGVGIVGYVGVSGLPHRDDHAFVMDQLKAYSRDF, encoded by the coding sequence ATGAGCACACCGGACTTGGAGGCCGTCACCGCCGACGAGCAGGCCGTGCGTTTCGACACCTTCGATTACGACGACGTCTGGAAGCTCGGCAGTCAGATGCGCGATGCTGCCGCGGCGCAAGGTCTACCGCTGGTCATCGGGATCATGCATGGCCAACAGCGCGCGTTTCACGCGGCGCTGCCCGGCGCCTACCCGGAAAACGACCATTGGCTTGCTCGTAAGTTGGGGGCCGCGAGACGGTACGGACGTAGTTCGCTGGGCGTGCTCGAGTTCTTCCTCGCGACCGGCCGCGACTTCGATACTCAATCACGGCTTCCCGCCGACAAATTCGCTGCAGCGGGTGGCGTGGTGCCGATCAACGTGCGAGGCGTCGGGATCGTTGGATACGTCGGTGTATCCGGGCTCCCCCACCGCGACGATCACGCTTTCGTGATGGACCAGCTGAAGGCGTACTCTCGGGACTTCTGA